The sequence below is a genomic window from Syntrophorhabdaceae bacterium.
TTGATAAACTCAACGCCAGACTTTTTTCCGAATTCTGTGGCGTGGATGATCGCCGCCTGCAGCGACTCGTTCACCTGTTGTTCCCAGTATTCTACGTTGTTTTCAAATACCTTTTGGATATCGGGGGGAAGACTCTTCCACTTGGACAGGTTCATTGCCCGTTGTGCAAAGGGCGGACCTGCAACCGATATCATCGACACAAATTTCGCCACATCAGCAAATTTTAGAGCCTCCAGCGTGTCTAAGGGAGAAAGAACGGCGTCCAGAATTCCCTTTTGCAGTGATACGTATACCTCGGCGTTTGACATTTCTATGCCTTCTCCTCCCAATTCCTTTAACACTTTATTCCAGTCACCAAGAGATTTCATTCTCAGACCTTTAAAATCAGACAATCTTCTGACTGGTTTCCTCGTTATTAACTGTATACCAGGGCTTTGCCATTCAAGAACCTGTACGCCTGCGTCCGTATACTCTTTTTCAATCTCGGGAAATTTGGCCCTCAACTCCTTGAAAACACGCGCCCCCACTTTATCACTGGCGCCAGCGAGGTAAAGGGACATCGCCTTACAGATCGTAAAACCAGTTTTGCTGTTCGTTGGTACAATGTAGCCGATATCCGCAGCTCCCGCCGCTATCTCTTCCACCTGGTTCTGGCCCCCGATAATCTGGCCTCCCCAGTAAGGCTTGATCTTAACCCTGCCGTTCGTCTCCTTCTCAATCTTGGCGATCCACTTCTGATCGGCCTTGCTATAGGTGTGGTCCGCGGGAAAGGGAGTCCCGTAGGTAAGCTCAATCACCTTTTGCTGGGCGTGAGACTGCACAGTGAGCACCATAAAAACGAATGCCGTCATTAGCAAAACAATGATCTTTTTCATTTCTTCCTCCTTAAGATTTGTTTATATATCATCCGGGAACTGCTCCAGTTTACAATCTATCTACTGCGCACTCACCTCTCCTATTTCATCAGGCTGGGAAGCCATAACGTGATCGGCTTGACGAATATAAAGATCGGCAGGGTGATAAGCTCCATCAGAAGAAAGGGCATCGCCCCCCTGAATACAGTTCCGATGGAGACGTCCTTGTTCGCGCCAGCCATGATATAAGCGATCATGCCAAGGGGGGGGGTTATGCCTGTGATCTCCAGCATACGAACCTGTACTACACCGAACCAGATGGGATCGTATCCAAGTATGGTCACGATGATGGGATAGAAGACCGGTATCGTGAGGATCTGGATCGACGGAGCTTCCATGACCATACCGAGGAAGAAGTATATGATAACAATTACGCCCACCACCGCCCAGGGGTCTACGTGTAGTGAGAGGACCCACTCCCCTGCAAGTTGTGGAAGACCTGTCTTAGCACAAAAGAAGTTGAATATCATGGCGCCTATAAGGATGGTAAACATGACACCGGCTATCTTCATAGTCTCCATGGCGGCCTGCCACAACTTCCTCCAGGTGAGCCTCTTCTTCATGAAGCCTAAGAGGATAGCGCCGAAGGCCCCTATGGCCCCGGAGTCCGTGGGGGTGAAGAGACCATAGATCATCCCACCGATGACAATGACGAGCAATACCAATATCTCCCAGCAGTCCTTCAGTGTGGAGAACCTCTCCTTAAGGGGGGCAGCGGGCGCCGGTGGACCCGCATTGGGGTTGCGCTTACAGATAATGTAGATGGTCAGAAGGTACGAGAGGACCGTAAGGAACGCAGGAATCAGACTCGCGCAAAAGAGTTTGCCTATGGAGGCCCCCGTCAGGATCCCATAGATGATGAACATAGTGCTCGGCGGGATGAGACTGCCAATGGTACCGCCGGCAGCACAGGCCCCAACAGCAAGTTTTGTGTCGTAATTATACTTCTTCATCTCGGGCAATGCTATCGGGCTCACGGTAGCCGCGGTAATGAGAGCGCTGCCGCTGCAGGCCCCGAAACCGGCTGATCCCCCGATGCTCGCCATGGCTAGACCTCCTTTGTAGTGGCCGAGCCACTTGGACGCGAGCTTGAAGAGGTCTGCGCCAAACCCGCAGGTGAAGGTCACCTGAGCCATGAGTACAAAAAGGGGCATGACGGCGAAGGAATAGCTGGAGATGATCTCCACAGGGGTCGTCGCCATCTTTATGAGGGCTCCCTGGATGGGATAGAGCAGGGTCATGCCGGCGAACCCGACAAGCCCCAGGGCCGCTCCAATGGGCATGCCCAGTGCCAGTAGGGCAAATATGCAGACAAAACCAAGTAAGCCGAGAATTTCGGGACTCATCGGGAGACTCCTTTCGTCATAGTACCCTTCGCGGCATCCTTGATGTGGTGTAAGAACCTGAGAATCAAAAACGAGCACATGAGGAAGACTGCGGTGATCCACAGTGTCCGAGAAGGAACCACGTTGACACCGAGAAGGTCGGTCTTCTCACCACGCGCGAACTTAACCAATAACACCTTCCATCCTGCATAGAAAATGATTACCCAGTAGAGAGTAGTCAGAAGGGTCGTAAATACCTCGAGGCAGGAGCGTGCCCTCGATGAAACACGGTCTATGATGACTTCCGCCTTCGCCTGTGCGCCTAACGATTCACAGTAAGCCAGACAGAATGCGCCGACTGCCATCATGAACGTCTCAACGACGTCGAACGTGCCAGGTATGGTATAGCCCAGAAGGCGGCCAATGGCGGTTGCGACGATGAGAATAAGGACGCCACCCATCACTGCGACGGCAAGGAAGGTG
It includes:
- the dctP gene encoding TRAP transporter substrate-binding protein DctP, with translation MKKIIVLLMTAFVFMVLTVQSHAQQKVIELTYGTPFPADHTYSKADQKWIAKIEKETNGRVKIKPYWGGQIIGGQNQVEEIAAGAADIGYIVPTNSKTGFTICKAMSLYLAGASDKVGARVFKELRAKFPEIEKEYTDAGVQVLEWQSPGIQLITRKPVRRLSDFKGLRMKSLGDWNKVLKELGGEGIEMSNAEVYVSLQKGILDAVLSPLDTLEALKFADVAKFVSMISVAGPPFAQRAMNLSKWKSLPPDIQKVFENNVEYWEQQVNESLQAAIIHATEFGKKSGVEFINMSDADKSSLTALMVSTAEKDAKALDTKGIRATQILHEAQRLIKQYSK
- a CDS encoding TRAP transporter large permease subunit, encoding MSPEILGLLGFVCIFALLALGMPIGAALGLVGFAGMTLLYPIQGALIKMATTPVEIISSYSFAVMPLFVLMAQVTFTCGFGADLFKLASKWLGHYKGGLAMASIGGSAGFGACSGSALITAATVSPIALPEMKKYNYDTKLAVGACAAGGTIGSLIPPSTMFIIYGILTGASIGKLFCASLIPAFLTVLSYLLTIYIICKRNPNAGPPAPAAPLKERFSTLKDCWEILVLLVIVIGGMIYGLFTPTDSGAIGAFGAILLGFMKKRLTWRKLWQAAMETMKIAGVMFTILIGAMIFNFFCAKTGLPQLAGEWVLSLHVDPWAVVGVIVIIYFFLGMVMEAPSIQILTIPVFYPIIVTILGYDPIWFGVVQVRMLEITGITPPLGMIAYIMAGANKDVSIGTVFRGAMPFLLMELITLPIFIFVKPITLWLPSLMK
- a CDS encoding TRAP transporter small permease, yielding MARIERFIQRTIRYGTFLAVAVMGGVLILIVATAIGRLLGYTIPGTFDVVETFMMAVGAFCLAYCESLGAQAKAEVIIDRVSSRARSCLEVFTTLLTTLYWVIIFYAGWKVLLVKFARGEKTDLLGVNVVPSRTLWITAVFLMCSFLILRFLHHIKDAAKGTMTKGVSR